The window AAGGAACTGTCATACGTAAACCTGAACACGGTAACAACGATTGATAAATTGTTTTTGGTAGAACGGCATCTGATTAGCAAAGAACATGCTGATGGTGATGGAGAAAGAGGGGTTGCATTCGGAAAAACAGAAACCATCAGTTTGATGATAAATGAAGAAGATCATTTGCGTATCCAGGTTATCCGTGCAGGCCTTGAGTTAAAAAATACATGGGAAGTGATAGATGAAATTGATAACTGCTTGAGCGAAAAATTAAGCTTTGCTTTTTCGTCGCGGTTTGGATACTTAACGGCCTGTCCGACAAATGTCGGCACGGGAATGCGCGCTTCGGTTATGTTGCATCTTCCTGCGTTAGGTATGACAAAACATATAGACAAAGTCTTTAATGCTGTTGGGAAGCTTGGCCTGGTAGTCAGAGGATTATATGGTGAGGGTACAAAGGTTTCAGGTGATTTGTACCAGATTTCGAATCAGTTCACTTTAGGAAAGACCGAGAACGAGATTTTAGCTATTATTGAAAGTGTGATTCCGCGTATCACAAGCTATGAACGGATGGCAAGGAAAGCACTTGTTTTAGAAAGTAAGGAACAGTTAGAGGATAGAATTTGGAGATCATACGGTATGCTCAAGGCAGCACGAATGATTACATCGGAAGAGATACTGCAGTTACTTTCCCAAGTTCGTATGGGAGTGAACCTGGGTTTAATTGATGACATAGAAATGAAGACTCTAAACGAACTTTTTATTCTAACACTTCCGGGGCATCTGCAGAAATTGCAGGGATGTGAGTTAGATTCTACTCAGAGAAATATTATTCGAGCCTCCTTTGTAAGGAAGAGGCTAGAAGACTTATAATAAAGGTGTATAAAAATGTTTGATAAATTTACGGACAGAGCACGAAAAGTAATGGCACTTGCAAGGGAGGAAGCTAAAAGGTTTAACCATGAGTATATCGGAACCGAGCATATTTTACTTGGTCTGGTTAAAGAGGGTAGCGGTGTTGCTGCAAATGTCTTGCAAAATTTAGATATCGATCTGAAAAAGATTCGTCTTGAAGTAGAGAAGATTGTGCAATCTGGTCCCGATCTTGTTTCAGTCGGTCAGTTGCCGTTTACCCAGAGAGTAAAGAAAGTTCTCGAATATGCCATGGAAGAGGCAAAGGCTATGGGGCATAATTACATTGGAACGGAACATCAGCTTCTTGGTTTGCTGAGAGAACATGAAGGAGTTGCAGCACAGGTATTGTTGAATTTGGGTGCTAAATTGGAAGATGTAAGAGAGGAAGTGATTGAACTTCTGGGTGCAACATCAGCGCAAGGTGCAAAGGATAAGGGGGACAAAAGAGGTAAATCAAAAACCCCGGCTCTCGATTCCTTTGGGCGTGATTTAACGTTGCAGGCCAGGGAACAATCATTAGATCCTGTGATTGGAAGGCAGGCTATTATCGAAAGGCTCATTCAGGTCCTCAGTCGCCGTACAAAGAATAATCCCGTCTTATTAGGAGAAGCGGGAGTAGGGAAAACGGCTATCGTGGAGGGCCTGGCACAAGCTGTGGTCAGCGGTGGAGTTCCCGAGCTGTTGCGTGATAAAAGGATAGTAGCGCTAGATCTTGCAATGATGGTAGCTGGCACAAAATATCGAGGTCAATTTGAAGAAAGAATTAAAGCGGTAATGACAGAGGTTCGCAGGGTAAAGAATGTAATTCTTTTTATTGATGAATTGCATACCCTGGTAGGTGCGGGTGGCGCAGAAGGTGCGATAGATGCTTCCAACGTTCTTAAACCGGCGCTTTCTCGGGGAGAAATACAATGCATAGGTGCTACGACTCTTGATGAATTTAGAAAATATATAGAAAAAGATGGTGCCCTTGAGAGAAGATTTCAGACGATTTTAGTTGATCAGCCTTCAAAGGAGGAAACGGTTGAAATTCTTAAAGGGCTAAAAGGAAGGTATGAATCTCATCACAGGGTCCAGATAACAGATGGTGCCATAATGGCTGCGACGGACCTTGCAGTACGGTACATTACCGGCAGATATCTTCCTGATAAAGCTATAGACGTTATCGATGAGGCAGGTGCCCGTGTCAGGTTAAAAGCGACAACCCATCCTCCGGATTTAAGGTATATCGAGGAGGAGATAGAGAAGCTTAACAAGGAGAAAGACGAGTCTGTTGCATTGCAAGATTTTGAAAGAGCAGCAAAACTGCGAGACAAAGCAGACAAATTGAAAAAGAAAAAGGTGAACATTGAAAAAGAGTGGCGTGAGAAACATTCAGAAATTGAAGGTATAGTAGATGAGGATGTTGTAACTGAAGTTGTTTCAACTATGACTGGAATACCACTAACACGAATGGAGGAAGAGGAAGCTGAGAAATTACTTGATCTTGAAAATGTTCTCCGCAGAACGGTTGTAGCCCAGGAGGAAGCGATTAGTGCTGTCGCAAAGGCTGTGAGAAGGTCGCGTGCCGGTTTAAAGAATCCAAACAGACCGAATGCCAGCTTTATCTTTATTGGGCCTTCAGGTGTGGGGAAGACGCTTCTGTCGAAGGCCCTGGCCAGGTTTTTGTTTGGTTCTGATGACGCGTTGATTCAAATAGATATGTCAGAATATATGGAGAGACATAATATATCCAGATTGATTGGTGCTCCTCCTGGTTATGTTGGATTTGAGGAAGGTGGTCAGTTGACTGAAAAGATAAGGAGAAGGCCTTATGCCGTTGTTCTCCTTGATGAGATAGAGAAAGCGCATCCTGATGTTTTCAATATGCTGTTGCAGGTTATGGAAGAAGGTCGTTTGACAGACAGTGTCGGACGTCATATTGATTTTCGTAATGTAATTATCATTATGACTTCAAATATTGGCGGGGATATTATCAAGAATATGGCGTCTTTGGGATTTAAGAAAACTACCGGGAAACAATCTTATGAATCTGTCCGGGAGCAGTTGTCGCAAGCGGTTGAAAAACATTTTCGTCCTGAATTTATCAACAGGGTTAATGAGATCGTAGTGTTTAGAGATCTTGAGAAGGAGGATCTGAAAAAGATTATTGAGATAGAGCTCGAAGGGATACGGTCGAGACTAACCAAATACAATATAACAATATCGATTACACAGGAAGCACTTGATTATATCATTGAAAAAAGCTATAAACCACATTTCGGGGCAAGACCACTGCACAGAAGTATTGAAAGTTTTATAGAAAACCCTCTCTCAGAGGAGATTCTTAAAAAAAGATTTAAGAGTAACGATTCTATTATAATAGAGTTGCGGAACGGGAAACTGGTTTTTGAAGAGCTGGCAGTTAAGGATGAATTGGTTTCTGCTCATCTCAATGACGACAAATAATTAATTTTCTCCATATTGAGTTTTTACAGAAAAAAGGGGCTAAGTGCCCCTTTTTTTGTTGATTTTCCTTCTCCCTTTTCAATAAGAATGTTTAAGTTTGTAATAATTATACTCAGAAGTCTCGTGTTTTTCTGTCATTAATGAAATGATGTCTGTCATGTCTAAATTGAATATTATATATGTCTGTCAGGAATGTGGCTGGAATTCTCATAAATGGATGGGGAGGTGTTCCAGTTGTGGGGAGTGGGATACTATGATAGAAGAGAAGTATGGAATCTCATATAACCCAAAACAGCCCAGGTTTTATAGCGAAAAACCGGTCCCCTTATCAAATGTAAAAGTAGTCAACAAGCTGAGAATAAAAACTGAGATTGATGAATTCGATAGAATACTTGGCGGAGGAATTGTAAAAGGTTCAGCAGTCCTGATTGGTGGAACACCTGGTATTGGAAAATCGACAATTCTTTTGCAGGTGTGCCAGCAAATAGGTAAACAGGGATTTGTGTCATTGTATATAACAGGGGAGGAATCAATCGGACAACTTAAATTACGTGCCGAAAGAATTTCTGTGACATCTGACCACATTTTTTTGGTTGCAGAAAACAATCTACCTGCTATTTTTGAACACATAAAGGAGATAAAGCCAACACTCGTTATCATAGATTCAATACAGACAATGTTCAATCCGGATATTGGATCAGCGCCAGGAACGGTATCGCAGGTAAGGCAATGTGCACATGAACTCATATATATGGCAAAAAAGGCCGGTTCTTCTGTTTTTTTTGCCGGACATGTGACAAAGCAAGGTGCAATAGCCGGACCTAAAGTCCTGGAACATTTAGTAGATACGGTTTTATACTTTGAAGGGGAGAGATTTATGTTTTACCGAGTGCTTCGGGTAGTAAAAAACCGATTTGGATCAACAAACGAGATTGGAATTTTTGAAATGAGCCGAAATGGGCTGAAAGAGGTTAAAAATCCCTCTGAAATTTTTCTGTCAACGAAACAGGAATTACATTCAGGGTCTACGGTTATCTCTTGCATTGAAGGAACAAGAGCCTTACTTGTCGAGGTTCAATCACTAGTAACAAAATCAAATTTCGGTATTCCGGAACGTAAGGTGAGCGGTGTCGATTATAACCGTGTTGCTATGATAATGGCCGTGTTACAAAAAAGAATTGGAATTCTATTAGGGAGTTATGATATCTTTGTCAATGTTGTGGGTGGTGTAAAGGTTGAGGAGCCTGCTGCGGACCTCGGAATAGCAATTGCGATTGTGTCAAGTTTCAGGGATAAGGAGATTCCGAGTCATTCCGTTTTTATTGGAGAGTTAGGGCTTGGTGGTGAGGTGAGAGGTGTTAACCAGTTTGATACAAGAATAAAAGAAGCTGAGAAACTCGGATTTAGAAGCATATATTTCCCTAAAGATAATGATAGAGAGATTTCAGGATCAAAAACGCTCAAAATGCAGAATATCGCTTCTCTCAGGGAAGCGATTGATAAGATCTGGTAGAGAAAGGTGTTGAAACATGAAAATACAAAAATACGTTTGTGTTAAGGTTGTTGTTTTATTTATGACGATTTTTTTGTTAGCTGGGTGTATGTTTAACAAGCCGGTTAAAAAAAGCAATATAGTTGGGGCCACAATTCAGGAACAGGGAATATCCGTTGAATTGCGGGAAGAGCTCGATGAGAACGATACGGTTATAAAAAAGAACTTTAACCATCCCTATTATTTTACTAATGAAGGGTTGAACAAGATCCTTTCTTCTGTTTTCTTTAGGCAAAGAGGCTTATTGTCTGGTAAAGGGAGAAAAAGGTTATTCAGGATGGAGGAGTTACAAAAGATTGTGCCTCCAATCATGAATGCATTTGCAATGGCTACCGATTCACAAGATATTTTAGTGCTTTCTTCTTCGCACAAGATTCTCTTGACAGACAATCAAAGCTATTTTAGTATGTTTATAAAAAATGAAGAGCTTAACATCGTTTTCGGCTCAATCCATAGCAAGAAGAGCTATAACGACTCGAAAGCGTTTGCCGGGAGAAATACAAATAAGTTGGAAGACCCTCTTGATGCAAAAGGGAGCTCTTTCTGGAGTTTAATACCTATGGGAGGTCAAAGGCTTCATAAAGGGCATAAAAATTGGCTCATAATTGATCTCAGTAACGATATGTTTGGTGTTACTGGCGATACAGAAATCGAAACTGGTGAAAAGAGCCCCATGAGGAATATCTCATCAACGGGAAGCAAACTGGTTACTGATGAAAGACTTGTAGAAGAAAAGAAAAAGTATCAGGGCGTACGGGAAAAACTGCGGGGTTTAAAAGACCTGAAAGACGAAGGGCTCATATCTGAAGAAGATTATGAGGTGAAAAAAAAGGAACTGTTGGGTGAATTTTAAAAATTTGTTATAATAACCAAATGTCGTTTAAGAACGTATGCATTATTATTTTGCTTGTTGTTTTCCTGGGTTCAGCAGGATGTTTAAATCTGGGGAATACCGGAAGTAAAAATTCAAATCAGGGTTCAAGTCTTGACGTATATAACAAAGGGAAATCATATGTCAAGATTAAAGAGCAGAGGGTCAAAAAAAGAGAACAAACAACCTATTTTGACCATCCAAAACATCTGAACAGTGACTATGTAACCAGTGTAATGTCGTCTGTTTTCTTCAAGGAAAGAGGTATCAAAGGATGGGGGAAAGAGCAAAACGTTTTTCAGGAAAGCGAATTATTGAATTTGCTTCCTCATGTAATTGGCGCATTGGCCAAGGCATCTCCTACACAATATATCCTCGTAAATTCAAATTATTCAAAAGGAAAAAGTAGATTCCTAAAGACTGAACTGTACACAATCTTTGCTCTGTTTGTTTCGAATGAAAAGTTGAATATTAGGTTTTCAAGAATTCAGTATGTGCCCGTTTTGGAAAGTGATGATGATGGTATCTTTACGGGTAACAAGATAGTTTTCACAGATCCTTTTAGTTTGAAGAACAATCCTTCCTGGAAACTAATCCCCCGACCTGGTCAACACCTTAAGGAAGGATATAGTAATTGGCTTATCATTGATTTAGAGAAAGGGGCCTTTTATAAAGAAGAGAAGAAAAGTGAAGCCTTGTTGAACAGCGAGACGGGTGGTGGGCGTATTCAAGACAAACCAGAGACTCAGCGTATGTATGAGGAACACAGGACTCCAACTTTCAGGGGAGAGGAGAAAACAAGTATTAAAGATCAATTGCTGGAACTAAAGGAGTTGGAAAAAACAGGCCTGATAACAAGCGAAGATTATGAGCGGAGGAAGGAAGAGATTTTAGTTGGAAAACAGGAGAAAAGTATCAAAGATAAATTTATTGAGCTACGCAATTTAAATGAAGATGGGTATATAGGCGATATCGATTATGAACGTGAGAAGAGAGAGATTTTAGATGAGTATAAGGTGACCGGGGATAAAATAAAAGAAGTTCTCGCCGAATACCTGGAGTTGCGTGATGAAGGTTTTATAACTGACGGTGACTATGAATATATAAAGAAGAAACTATTAAAGGGGTTTTAATAACTATTGAAGCCCTCCTTTCTTGTACGCTGCTGCTCTATCATGGAAAAACATGTTATTGTTAAGATATTAATAGCAATGATTCTGCCAGCCTCAGATCTTCACGTGTGGTAATTTTAATGTTATCGTCGCTTCCTGAGACGATCTTTACCGTGTGTCCGCTTCTTTCAACAACCTCAGCATCGTCTGTAAATTCAATGTCCGTATTCCTGATTTTATCATAGGCATTGAGGATAATGTTTCTCCGGAAACCTTGCGGTGTCTGCGCCATCCATAGATTGTGTCTCGGTATTGTTTCGATAATATTGAGTTCTGGATCAGTCTTTTTTACCGTTGATTTCATTGGTGTCGCTACGATAGCAGCACCAATCTCATATGCTTTTTCGATCACGATTTCTATTGTATTTCTGCTTACAATTGGCCTTACACCGTCGTGTACTAATACGATCTCTGTGTCAGCATTCATCTGGAGAAGTCCTTCGTAGACGCTGTCTTGTCTCCTCTTTCCTCCGGGAATAATCTTCGAAACGTTGTAATTCTTGAGTTTATTTGACCATTTTTCAGTAACCGAAGAGATATCATCTTTGTTTACCACAAGGATAATTTCTTTGATTGCTGGTAGTTGAAAAAATTTATCTAATGTATGGAAGATGATAGGTTTTCCACCTAGCACTAAGTATGGTTTCCGCTTATCCGCCTTCATACGGGCACTGAGGCCCGCTGCGGGTATAATCACTGACACGTTTAAATCTTTGGTCATTTTTCAAAGGGTTAAAACAGGCTTTCTAATTCCTTGAACAAATCTTCTAGAGATTGGGGTATTACTTTTGTATCAGCGATAACGGGCATAAAGTTGGTGTCGCCATTCCACCGTGGAACAATATGTAAGTGTATGTGATCTTCCACCCCAGCCCCAGCAACTTTTCCTAGGTTCATTCCTATATTAAAACCCTCGGGATTCATCTTTTTCGACAGGATATCTTTCACATTACTGGCAATGGTTAAAAGTTCTAGCATCTCTGAATTGCTTAAATTGGATAATTCCTTAATGTGCCTGTTCGGTACCACCATGGCATGTCCGCTATTGTAAGGGTATTTGTTAAGAATGCAAAAGCTCTCCTTGCCTCTGTACAGGATCAAATTTTTCCGGTCTTGATTATCACCCAATGCCTCACAGAGAAAGCAGCACTCTTCTTTTTCGCCCAAAATATATTCCTTTCTCCAAGGTGCCCACAAATTTTTCATTGTCTTTCTATCCCCTCAGGGTATCGCACATACCCCTTTGACCATAGGTATCAGTTTGATATCGTTTTCCAACCAAAACTCATTTCGGTTAACGGGCGGCAACATGTTATGCTGATTTATTGCAGGTAATATGATGGATTTACTGGCACACCATGGAGAAAGATTTTAAAGTGGAGCTTGTCTTGTTCTGCTCTCCCTGTGCTGCCAGCCATTGCTATCACCTGTCCTTGTTTGATAGTATCATTTTTCTTGACGAGAATCTGGGAAGTGTGTGCATACCACGTGTACGAACCATCGTTGTGCTGGAGTACAATAACTTTACCCCAGCCATCCGGAGTGTCAGAGGTTAACGCAACAATTCCTCCTCTTGAAGCTTTTACTGACTGCCCATTAACGGCTTCTATATCAATGCCGGTACTTTTGCCGCCATCAATCCATTGATCAAAATTAGTTAATATTTTTCCCTGCAAAGGCCATATAAAAGGTTCTTCTGATTCATCTAGCACTGTTTTTTCAGATGGTGTTGTTTTCGTGTATGATGGTATGCCTGCTGGAATAATGAGGACCTGCCCAGGTTTAATCTTTGTTACATCACTTATATGGTTATTATTGATAATAGTGTCTGGAGAAACACCAAAATTATATCCTATTTTCCATAAAGTATCACCCTTCTTAATTGTATACTTTGTAGAGCCGGACGAAGCGGTTTGAGTCCGTAATGAGTCCAGTTCATCATGAAATTTTAAAGGGGGTGTAGTACTGTGCTCATGTGGTGTTGAACACCCTGATAAAGTTTCCAGCAAAATAAAGAGGACAACAATGATGGAAACATCTTTTTCAGAGATAAAGTTCATTATACCTTTTTGTTATTAGTTTCTTTGTGTTCAAGACGAAAGAGCGGGCGATGGGATTCGAACCCACGGCACCCAGCTTGGGAAGCTGGTATTCTACCACTGAATTACGCCCGCTTTTTTGTTTCTCTCAACTGCTGGGATTATATCTATAAAATCTTTGCT is drawn from Candidatus Scalindua sp. and contains these coding sequences:
- a CDS encoding protein arginine kinase, which translates into the protein MEIKDLSDNTGEWLRGTGKESDIVISSRIRLARNVTGFPFLLRANLRQRKEVESLLKETIIKSEITKELSYVNLNTVTTIDKLFLVERHLISKEHADGDGERGVAFGKTETISLMINEEDHLRIQVIRAGLELKNTWEVIDEIDNCLSEKLSFAFSSRFGYLTACPTNVGTGMRASVMLHLPALGMTKHIDKVFNAVGKLGLVVRGLYGEGTKVSGDLYQISNQFTLGKTENEILAIIESVIPRITSYERMARKALVLESKEQLEDRIWRSYGMLKAARMITSEEILQLLSQVRMGVNLGLIDDIEMKTLNELFILTLPGHLQKLQGCELDSTQRNIIRASFVRKRLEDL
- a CDS encoding ATP-dependent Clp protease ATP-binding subunit, producing the protein MFDKFTDRARKVMALAREEAKRFNHEYIGTEHILLGLVKEGSGVAANVLQNLDIDLKKIRLEVEKIVQSGPDLVSVGQLPFTQRVKKVLEYAMEEAKAMGHNYIGTEHQLLGLLREHEGVAAQVLLNLGAKLEDVREEVIELLGATSAQGAKDKGDKRGKSKTPALDSFGRDLTLQAREQSLDPVIGRQAIIERLIQVLSRRTKNNPVLLGEAGVGKTAIVEGLAQAVVSGGVPELLRDKRIVALDLAMMVAGTKYRGQFEERIKAVMTEVRRVKNVILFIDELHTLVGAGGAEGAIDASNVLKPALSRGEIQCIGATTLDEFRKYIEKDGALERRFQTILVDQPSKEETVEILKGLKGRYESHHRVQITDGAIMAATDLAVRYITGRYLPDKAIDVIDEAGARVRLKATTHPPDLRYIEEEIEKLNKEKDESVALQDFERAAKLRDKADKLKKKKVNIEKEWREKHSEIEGIVDEDVVTEVVSTMTGIPLTRMEEEEAEKLLDLENVLRRTVVAQEEAISAVAKAVRRSRAGLKNPNRPNASFIFIGPSGVGKTLLSKALARFLFGSDDALIQIDMSEYMERHNISRLIGAPPGYVGFEEGGQLTEKIRRRPYAVVLLDEIEKAHPDVFNMLLQVMEEGRLTDSVGRHIDFRNVIIIMTSNIGGDIIKNMASLGFKKTTGKQSYESVREQLSQAVEKHFRPEFINRVNEIVVFRDLEKEDLKKIIEIELEGIRSRLTKYNITISITQEALDYIIEKSYKPHFGARPLHRSIESFIENPLSEEILKKRFKSNDSIIIELRNGKLVFEELAVKDELVSAHLNDDK
- a CDS encoding SHOCT domain-containing protein, which produces MKIQKYVCVKVVVLFMTIFLLAGCMFNKPVKKSNIVGATIQEQGISVELREELDENDTVIKKNFNHPYYFTNEGLNKILSSVFFRQRGLLSGKGRKRLFRMEELQKIVPPIMNAFAMATDSQDILVLSSSHKILLTDNQSYFSMFIKNEELNIVFGSIHSKKSYNDSKAFAGRNTNKLEDPLDAKGSSFWSLIPMGGQRLHKGHKNWLIIDLSNDMFGVTGDTEIETGEKSPMRNISSTGSKLVTDERLVEEKKKYQGVREKLRGLKDLKDEGLISEEDYEVKKKELLGEF
- the ispD gene encoding 2-C-methyl-D-erythritol 4-phosphate cytidylyltransferase, with translation MKADKRKPYLVLGGKPIIFHTLDKFFQLPAIKEIILVVNKDDISSVTEKWSNKLKNYNVSKIIPGGKRRQDSVYEGLLQMNADTEIVLVHDGVRPIVSRNTIEIVIEKAYEIGAAIVATPMKSTVKKTDPELNIIETIPRHNLWMAQTPQGFRRNIILNAYDKIRNTDIEFTDDAEVVERSGHTVKIVSGSDDNIKITTREDLRLAESLLLIS
- a CDS encoding HIT domain-containing protein, with amino-acid sequence MKNLWAPWRKEYILGEKEECCFLCEALGDNQDRKNLILYRGKESFCILNKYPYNSGHAMVVPNRHIKELSNLSNSEMLELLTIASNVKDILSKKMNPEGFNIGMNLGKVAGAGVEDHIHLHIVPRWNGDTNFMPVIADTKVIPQSLEDLFKELESLF
- a CDS encoding SHOCT domain-containing protein produces the protein MSFKNVCIIILLVVFLGSAGCLNLGNTGSKNSNQGSSLDVYNKGKSYVKIKEQRVKKREQTTYFDHPKHLNSDYVTSVMSSVFFKERGIKGWGKEQNVFQESELLNLLPHVIGALAKASPTQYILVNSNYSKGKSRFLKTELYTIFALFVSNEKLNIRFSRIQYVPVLESDDDGIFTGNKIVFTDPFSLKNNPSWKLIPRPGQHLKEGYSNWLIIDLEKGAFYKEEKKSEALLNSETGGGRIQDKPETQRMYEEHRTPTFRGEEKTSIKDQLLELKELEKTGLITSEDYERRKEEILVGKQEKSIKDKFIELRNLNEDGYIGDIDYEREKREILDEYKVTGDKIKEVLAEYLELRDEGFITDGDYEYIKKKLLKGF
- the radA gene encoding DNA repair protein RadA; protein product: MSKLNIIYVCQECGWNSHKWMGRCSSCGEWDTMIEEKYGISYNPKQPRFYSEKPVPLSNVKVVNKLRIKTEIDEFDRILGGGIVKGSAVLIGGTPGIGKSTILLQVCQQIGKQGFVSLYITGEESIGQLKLRAERISVTSDHIFLVAENNLPAIFEHIKEIKPTLVIIDSIQTMFNPDIGSAPGTVSQVRQCAHELIYMAKKAGSSVFFAGHVTKQGAIAGPKVLEHLVDTVLYFEGERFMFYRVLRVVKNRFGSTNEIGIFEMSRNGLKEVKNPSEIFLSTKQELHSGSTVISCIEGTRALLVEVQSLVTKSNFGIPERKVSGVDYNRVAMIMAVLQKRIGILLGSYDIFVNVVGGVKVEEPAADLGIAIAIVSSFRDKEIPSHSVFIGELGLGGEVRGVNQFDTRIKEAEKLGFRSIYFPKDNDREISGSKTLKMQNIASLREAIDKIW
- a CDS encoding peptidoglycan DD-metalloendopeptidase family protein; protein product: MNFISEKDVSIIVVLFILLETLSGCSTPHEHSTTPPLKFHDELDSLRTQTASSGSTKYTIKKGDTLWKIGYNFGVSPDTIINNNHISDVTKIKPGQVLIIPAGIPSYTKTTPSEKTVLDESEEPFIWPLQGKILTNFDQWIDGGKSTGIDIEAVNGQSVKASRGGIVALTSDTPDGWGKVIVLQHNDGSYTWYAHTSQILVKKNDTIKQGQVIAMAGSTGRAEQDKLHFKIFLHGVPVNPSYYLQ